The following are from one region of the Etheostoma spectabile isolate EspeVRDwgs_2016 chromosome 17, UIUC_Espe_1.0, whole genome shotgun sequence genome:
- the nphp1 gene encoding nephrocystin-1 isoform X3 encodes MPPKRKGRLQLLQREVDEITKQVDSLVKDVQSQNGSTEEAFRRCQELQMLAEKTLRTLKKLTKADELAPVGNYDQRKQEEERQLLKILERVNTLSLEISPPGPSTAAGNVSKEESKEEDDEDEDDDNDNDDEDSTDCEADGSGKDEKQSVKPPSQSDHHIYTALSDFKGEQEGDLSVQRGEVLRIIRKTVDGWWLAQDAKGNRGVVPKTYLKIGSGVDDDDGDNDDDDDEDEDEDNDDDKEEESEEEEEQIGKEPTDDQEKQSSSPHFNWSTVRKALTEIDATDVLSAMGAIPSGFRPSFLNKLLMEEGITYRGSHYIQPELSQSQLSFSDLFLDPDTGRVRARQVRTCVCFSLWSCKMIPTPGVGVHVLSRHIRLCAFNGTQVLSNIHTVRATYNSKSPKTWSFSPRMAGILPALLDGDCFLRCNSASPNLGILFELGVTFIRNSTGERGDLSCGWSFLKLTDDTGNPLPNRTYELPVNGGTPYEKDVAVEASVTRGSPAGVFQQMLQDRRQPRIIVKLKSSNNRTRTQLSLLPDTLLHCLSCIHLLALHRQLLADTLLMDRPTMQNADLICSPILSTFPMLLDQPDLMDALRSAWLNAETNMSRAQRRDLSYLKREFVKVYMSSVYFLLHSPSLPCHHWADPPLEEQRARVIYATLDALKHTQHTTGQSGGPEVFVDPMYQHLAFDITELTFDLLRVSR; translated from the exons ATGCCACCAAAACGAAAAGGACGTTTGCAGCTTCTCCAGAGAGAAGTGGACGAAATCACAAAACAG GTTGACAGTCTGGTGAAGGATGTGCAGAGTCAGAATGGATCCACTGAAGAGGCATTTCGGAG ATGTCAAGAACTGCAGATGTTGGCAGAAAAGACACTAAGGACACTGAAGAAACTGACCAAG GCAGACGAGCTAGCTCCAGTGGGGAACTATGATCAGAGGAAGCAGGAAGAGGAGAGACAACTGCTGAAGATCTTGGAGCGTGTAAACACACTCTCTCTGGAGATATCACCACCAGGACCCAGTACTGCTGCAGG AAATGTTTCAAAGGAAGAAAGCAAGGAAGAGGACGACGAAGATGAAGATGACGACAACGACAACGACGACGAAGACAGTACCGATTGTGAAGCTGATGGTTCGGGTAAAGATGAGAAACAATCCGTAAAACCGCCCTCGCAGTCAGACCATCACATCTACACAGCCCTCAGTGATTTCAAAGGAGAACAGGAGGGAGATCTGTCTGTTCAG AGGGGGGAGGTATTGAGGATTATCAGGAAGACAGTAGATGGATGGTGGCTGGCTCAGGATGCTAAAGGCAACAGAGGAGTTGTTCCAAAAACCTACCTGAAG ATTGGCTCTGGTGTTGATGACGATGAtggtgataatgatgatgatgatgatgaagatgaagatgaggacAATGATGATGACAAAGAGGAGGagtcagaggaggaggaagagcagaTTGGCAAAGAACCGACTGATGACCAAGAGAAACAGAG CAGTTCTCCACATTTCAACTGGAGTACTGTCAGAAAGGCTTTGACTGAG attGATGCAACAGATGTGCTCTCTGCCATGGGAGCTATACCTTCAGGATTTAGACCATCATTTCTCAATAAACTGCTAATGGAGGAAG gtATAACATACAGGGGAAGTCACTATATTCAGCCTGagctcagccaatcacagctctCCTTTAGTGACCTCTTCCTGGATCCAGACACAGGCAgg GTTCGTGCTCGTCAGGTCAGGacttgtgtttgtttcagttTGTGGAGCTGCAAGATGATTCCTACTCCTGGGGTTGGAGTTCAcgtcctcagcagacacatccGCCTCTGTGCCTTTAATGGAACTCAG gtgttgagTAACATCCACACTGTGAGGGCAACGTACAACTCCAAGTCTCCAAAGACCTGGAGCTTCTCTCCAAGG ATGGCAGGTATCCTACCCGCCCTCCTAGATGGAGACTGTTTCCTGCGCTGCAACTCTGCATCTCCCAACCTTGGTATCCTCTTTGAACTGGGAGTCACCTTTATACGCAAt TCTACAGGTGAGAGAGGGGACCTTAGCTGCGGCTGGTCTTTCCTCAAACTGACCGATGACACTGGAAATCCACTCCCcaacag GACGTATGAGCTGCCAGTCAATGGTGGCACTCCTTATGAGAAGGATGTCGCGGTGGAGGCATCAGTCACCAGAGGAT CTCCAGCTGGTGTTTTCCAGCAGATGCTTCAGGACAGGCGACAGCCCAGAATCATTGTAAAGTTGAAATCATCCAACAACCGGACCAGAACGCAGCTCAG TCTCCTTCCAGACACTTTACTACACTGTCTGAGCTGCATCCACTTGCTGGCTCTACACAGGCAGCTGCTAGCCGACACACTACTGATGGACAGGCCAACCATGCAGAATGCAG ATCTGATATGCAGTCCTATACTTTCTACCTTTCCAATGCTGTTGGACCAACCAGACTTGATGGATGCTCTCAGG AGTGCTTGGCTGAATGCCGAGACCAACATGAGTAGAGCACAGAGG AGAGACTTGTCTTATTTAAAACGGGAGTTTGTCAAAGTCTACATGTCGTCTGTCTATTTCCTCCTTCACTCGCCCTCGCTGCCCTGTCATCACTGGGCGGACCCACCCTTAGAGGAGCAGCGGGCCAGAGTCATCTACGCCACCCTGGATGCTCTCAAGCACACCCAGCACACCACCGGCCAATCAGGAGGCCCAGAGGTCTTTGTTGACCCCATGTATCAACATCTTGCCTTTGATATCACagagttgacctttgacctcctcCGTGTGTCACGGTAA
- the nphp1 gene encoding nephrocystin-1 isoform X1, with protein MPPKRKGRLQLLQREVDEITKQVDSLVKDVQSQNGSTEEAFRRCQELQMLAEKTLRTLKKLTKADELAPVGNYDQRKQEEERQLLKILERVNTLSLEISPPGPSTAAGNVSKEESKEEDDEDEDDDNDNDDEDSTDCEADGSGKDEKQSVKPPSQSDHHIYTALSDFKGEQEGDLSVQRGEVLRIIRKTVDGWWLAQDAKGNRGVVPKTYLKIGSGVDDDDGDNDDDDDEDEDEDNDDDKEEESEEEEEQIGKEPTDDQEKQSSSPHFNWSTVRKALTEIDATDVLSAMGAIPSGFRPSFLNKLLMEEGITYRGSHYIQPELSQSQLSFSDLFLDPDTGRVRARQVRTCVCFSLWSCKMIPTPGVGVHVLSRHIRLCAFNGTQVLSNIHTVRATYNSKSPKTWSFSPRMAGILPALLDGDCFLRCNSASPNLGILFELGVTFIRNSTGERGDLSCGWSFLKLTDDTGNPLPNRTYELPVNGGTPYEKDVAVEASVTRGSPAGVFQQMLQDRRQPRIIVKLKSSNNRTRTQLRWEDHLLPDTLLHCLSCIHLLALHRQLLADTLLMDRPTMQNADLICSPILSTFPMLLDQPDLMDALRSAWLNAETNMSRAQRRDLSYLKREFVKVYMSSVYFLLHSPSLPCHHWADPPLEEQRARVIYATLDALKHTQHTTGQSGGPEVFVDPMYQHLAFDITELTFDLLRVSR; from the exons ATGCCACCAAAACGAAAAGGACGTTTGCAGCTTCTCCAGAGAGAAGTGGACGAAATCACAAAACAG GTTGACAGTCTGGTGAAGGATGTGCAGAGTCAGAATGGATCCACTGAAGAGGCATTTCGGAG ATGTCAAGAACTGCAGATGTTGGCAGAAAAGACACTAAGGACACTGAAGAAACTGACCAAG GCAGACGAGCTAGCTCCAGTGGGGAACTATGATCAGAGGAAGCAGGAAGAGGAGAGACAACTGCTGAAGATCTTGGAGCGTGTAAACACACTCTCTCTGGAGATATCACCACCAGGACCCAGTACTGCTGCAGG AAATGTTTCAAAGGAAGAAAGCAAGGAAGAGGACGACGAAGATGAAGATGACGACAACGACAACGACGACGAAGACAGTACCGATTGTGAAGCTGATGGTTCGGGTAAAGATGAGAAACAATCCGTAAAACCGCCCTCGCAGTCAGACCATCACATCTACACAGCCCTCAGTGATTTCAAAGGAGAACAGGAGGGAGATCTGTCTGTTCAG AGGGGGGAGGTATTGAGGATTATCAGGAAGACAGTAGATGGATGGTGGCTGGCTCAGGATGCTAAAGGCAACAGAGGAGTTGTTCCAAAAACCTACCTGAAG ATTGGCTCTGGTGTTGATGACGATGAtggtgataatgatgatgatgatgatgaagatgaagatgaggacAATGATGATGACAAAGAGGAGGagtcagaggaggaggaagagcagaTTGGCAAAGAACCGACTGATGACCAAGAGAAACAGAG CAGTTCTCCACATTTCAACTGGAGTACTGTCAGAAAGGCTTTGACTGAG attGATGCAACAGATGTGCTCTCTGCCATGGGAGCTATACCTTCAGGATTTAGACCATCATTTCTCAATAAACTGCTAATGGAGGAAG gtATAACATACAGGGGAAGTCACTATATTCAGCCTGagctcagccaatcacagctctCCTTTAGTGACCTCTTCCTGGATCCAGACACAGGCAgg GTTCGTGCTCGTCAGGTCAGGacttgtgtttgtttcagttTGTGGAGCTGCAAGATGATTCCTACTCCTGGGGTTGGAGTTCAcgtcctcagcagacacatccGCCTCTGTGCCTTTAATGGAACTCAG gtgttgagTAACATCCACACTGTGAGGGCAACGTACAACTCCAAGTCTCCAAAGACCTGGAGCTTCTCTCCAAGG ATGGCAGGTATCCTACCCGCCCTCCTAGATGGAGACTGTTTCCTGCGCTGCAACTCTGCATCTCCCAACCTTGGTATCCTCTTTGAACTGGGAGTCACCTTTATACGCAAt TCTACAGGTGAGAGAGGGGACCTTAGCTGCGGCTGGTCTTTCCTCAAACTGACCGATGACACTGGAAATCCACTCCCcaacag GACGTATGAGCTGCCAGTCAATGGTGGCACTCCTTATGAGAAGGATGTCGCGGTGGAGGCATCAGTCACCAGAGGAT CTCCAGCTGGTGTTTTCCAGCAGATGCTTCAGGACAGGCGACAGCCCAGAATCATTGTAAAGTTGAAATCATCCAACAACCGGACCAGAACGCAGCTCAGGTGGGAGGATCA TCTCCTTCCAGACACTTTACTACACTGTCTGAGCTGCATCCACTTGCTGGCTCTACACAGGCAGCTGCTAGCCGACACACTACTGATGGACAGGCCAACCATGCAGAATGCAG ATCTGATATGCAGTCCTATACTTTCTACCTTTCCAATGCTGTTGGACCAACCAGACTTGATGGATGCTCTCAGG AGTGCTTGGCTGAATGCCGAGACCAACATGAGTAGAGCACAGAGG AGAGACTTGTCTTATTTAAAACGGGAGTTTGTCAAAGTCTACATGTCGTCTGTCTATTTCCTCCTTCACTCGCCCTCGCTGCCCTGTCATCACTGGGCGGACCCACCCTTAGAGGAGCAGCGGGCCAGAGTCATCTACGCCACCCTGGATGCTCTCAAGCACACCCAGCACACCACCGGCCAATCAGGAGGCCCAGAGGTCTTTGTTGACCCCATGTATCAACATCTTGCCTTTGATATCACagagttgacctttgacctcctcCGTGTGTCACGGTAA
- the nphp1 gene encoding nephrocystin-1 isoform X4 — protein MPPKRKGRLQLLQREVDEITKQVDSLVKDVQSQNGSTEEAFRRCQELQMLAEKTLRTLKKLTKADELAPVGNYDQRKQEEERQLLKILERVNTLSLEISPPGPSTAAGNVSKEESKEEDDEDEDDDNDNDDEDSTDCEADGSGKDEKQSVKPPSQSDHHIYTALSDFKGEQEGDLSVQRGEVLRIIRKTVDGWWLAQDAKGNRGVVPKTYLKIGSGVDDDDGDNDDDDDEDEDEDNDDDKEEESEEEEEQIGKEPTDDQEKQSSSPHFNWSTVRKALTEIDATDVLSAMGAIPSGFRPSFLNKLLMEEGITYRGSHYIQPELSQSQLSFSDLFLDPDTGRVRARQVRTCVCFSLWSCKMIPTPGVGVHVLSRHIRLCAFNGTQVLSNIHTVRATYNSKSPKTWSFSPRMAGILPALLDGDCFLRCNSASPNLGILFELGVTFIRNSTGERGDLSCGWSFLKLTDDTGNPLPNRTYELPVNGGTPYEKDVAVEASVTRGSPAGVFQQMLQDRRQPRIIVKLKSSNNRTRTQLSLLPDTLLHCLSCIHLLALHRQLLADTLLMDRPTMQNADLICSPILSTFPMLLDQPDLMDALRVSQSFIFFVNIFMPKMNSPFLIPKRVSSRNSFLA, from the exons ATGCCACCAAAACGAAAAGGACGTTTGCAGCTTCTCCAGAGAGAAGTGGACGAAATCACAAAACAG GTTGACAGTCTGGTGAAGGATGTGCAGAGTCAGAATGGATCCACTGAAGAGGCATTTCGGAG ATGTCAAGAACTGCAGATGTTGGCAGAAAAGACACTAAGGACACTGAAGAAACTGACCAAG GCAGACGAGCTAGCTCCAGTGGGGAACTATGATCAGAGGAAGCAGGAAGAGGAGAGACAACTGCTGAAGATCTTGGAGCGTGTAAACACACTCTCTCTGGAGATATCACCACCAGGACCCAGTACTGCTGCAGG AAATGTTTCAAAGGAAGAAAGCAAGGAAGAGGACGACGAAGATGAAGATGACGACAACGACAACGACGACGAAGACAGTACCGATTGTGAAGCTGATGGTTCGGGTAAAGATGAGAAACAATCCGTAAAACCGCCCTCGCAGTCAGACCATCACATCTACACAGCCCTCAGTGATTTCAAAGGAGAACAGGAGGGAGATCTGTCTGTTCAG AGGGGGGAGGTATTGAGGATTATCAGGAAGACAGTAGATGGATGGTGGCTGGCTCAGGATGCTAAAGGCAACAGAGGAGTTGTTCCAAAAACCTACCTGAAG ATTGGCTCTGGTGTTGATGACGATGAtggtgataatgatgatgatgatgatgaagatgaagatgaggacAATGATGATGACAAAGAGGAGGagtcagaggaggaggaagagcagaTTGGCAAAGAACCGACTGATGACCAAGAGAAACAGAG CAGTTCTCCACATTTCAACTGGAGTACTGTCAGAAAGGCTTTGACTGAG attGATGCAACAGATGTGCTCTCTGCCATGGGAGCTATACCTTCAGGATTTAGACCATCATTTCTCAATAAACTGCTAATGGAGGAAG gtATAACATACAGGGGAAGTCACTATATTCAGCCTGagctcagccaatcacagctctCCTTTAGTGACCTCTTCCTGGATCCAGACACAGGCAgg GTTCGTGCTCGTCAGGTCAGGacttgtgtttgtttcagttTGTGGAGCTGCAAGATGATTCCTACTCCTGGGGTTGGAGTTCAcgtcctcagcagacacatccGCCTCTGTGCCTTTAATGGAACTCAG gtgttgagTAACATCCACACTGTGAGGGCAACGTACAACTCCAAGTCTCCAAAGACCTGGAGCTTCTCTCCAAGG ATGGCAGGTATCCTACCCGCCCTCCTAGATGGAGACTGTTTCCTGCGCTGCAACTCTGCATCTCCCAACCTTGGTATCCTCTTTGAACTGGGAGTCACCTTTATACGCAAt TCTACAGGTGAGAGAGGGGACCTTAGCTGCGGCTGGTCTTTCCTCAAACTGACCGATGACACTGGAAATCCACTCCCcaacag GACGTATGAGCTGCCAGTCAATGGTGGCACTCCTTATGAGAAGGATGTCGCGGTGGAGGCATCAGTCACCAGAGGAT CTCCAGCTGGTGTTTTCCAGCAGATGCTTCAGGACAGGCGACAGCCCAGAATCATTGTAAAGTTGAAATCATCCAACAACCGGACCAGAACGCAGCTCAG TCTCCTTCCAGACACTTTACTACACTGTCTGAGCTGCATCCACTTGCTGGCTCTACACAGGCAGCTGCTAGCCGACACACTACTGATGGACAGGCCAACCATGCAGAATGCAG ATCTGATATGCAGTCCTATACTTTCTACCTTTCCAATGCTGTTGGACCAACCAGACTTGATGGATGCTCTCAGGGTCAGtcaatcatttatattttttgtgaatattttcatgCCAAAAATGAATTCACCGTTCTTGATACCAAAACGTGTTTCTTCCAGAAACTCATTCTTGGCTTAA
- the nphp1 gene encoding nephrocystin-1 isoform X2, with product MPPKRKGRLQLLQREVDEITKQVDSLVKDVQSQNGSTEEAFRRCQELQMLAEKTLRTLKKLTKADELAPVGNYDQRKQEEERQLLKILERVNTLSLEISPPGPSTAAGNVSKEESKEEDDEDEDDDNDNDDEDSTDCEADGSGKDEKQSVKPPSQSDHHIYTALSDFKGEQEGDLSVQRGEVLRIIRKTVDGWWLAQDAKGNRGVVPKTYLKIGSGVDDDDGDNDDDDDEDEDEDNDDDKEEESEEEEEQIGKEPTDDQEKQSSPHFNWSTVRKALTEIDATDVLSAMGAIPSGFRPSFLNKLLMEEGITYRGSHYIQPELSQSQLSFSDLFLDPDTGRVRARQVRTCVCFSLWSCKMIPTPGVGVHVLSRHIRLCAFNGTQVLSNIHTVRATYNSKSPKTWSFSPRMAGILPALLDGDCFLRCNSASPNLGILFELGVTFIRNSTGERGDLSCGWSFLKLTDDTGNPLPNRTYELPVNGGTPYEKDVAVEASVTRGSPAGVFQQMLQDRRQPRIIVKLKSSNNRTRTQLRWEDHLLPDTLLHCLSCIHLLALHRQLLADTLLMDRPTMQNADLICSPILSTFPMLLDQPDLMDALRSAWLNAETNMSRAQRRDLSYLKREFVKVYMSSVYFLLHSPSLPCHHWADPPLEEQRARVIYATLDALKHTQHTTGQSGGPEVFVDPMYQHLAFDITELTFDLLRVSR from the exons ATGCCACCAAAACGAAAAGGACGTTTGCAGCTTCTCCAGAGAGAAGTGGACGAAATCACAAAACAG GTTGACAGTCTGGTGAAGGATGTGCAGAGTCAGAATGGATCCACTGAAGAGGCATTTCGGAG ATGTCAAGAACTGCAGATGTTGGCAGAAAAGACACTAAGGACACTGAAGAAACTGACCAAG GCAGACGAGCTAGCTCCAGTGGGGAACTATGATCAGAGGAAGCAGGAAGAGGAGAGACAACTGCTGAAGATCTTGGAGCGTGTAAACACACTCTCTCTGGAGATATCACCACCAGGACCCAGTACTGCTGCAGG AAATGTTTCAAAGGAAGAAAGCAAGGAAGAGGACGACGAAGATGAAGATGACGACAACGACAACGACGACGAAGACAGTACCGATTGTGAAGCTGATGGTTCGGGTAAAGATGAGAAACAATCCGTAAAACCGCCCTCGCAGTCAGACCATCACATCTACACAGCCCTCAGTGATTTCAAAGGAGAACAGGAGGGAGATCTGTCTGTTCAG AGGGGGGAGGTATTGAGGATTATCAGGAAGACAGTAGATGGATGGTGGCTGGCTCAGGATGCTAAAGGCAACAGAGGAGTTGTTCCAAAAACCTACCTGAAG ATTGGCTCTGGTGTTGATGACGATGAtggtgataatgatgatgatgatgatgaagatgaagatgaggacAATGATGATGACAAAGAGGAGGagtcagaggaggaggaagagcagaTTGGCAAAGAACCGACTGATGACCAAGAGAAACAGAG TTCTCCACATTTCAACTGGAGTACTGTCAGAAAGGCTTTGACTGAG attGATGCAACAGATGTGCTCTCTGCCATGGGAGCTATACCTTCAGGATTTAGACCATCATTTCTCAATAAACTGCTAATGGAGGAAG gtATAACATACAGGGGAAGTCACTATATTCAGCCTGagctcagccaatcacagctctCCTTTAGTGACCTCTTCCTGGATCCAGACACAGGCAgg GTTCGTGCTCGTCAGGTCAGGacttgtgtttgtttcagttTGTGGAGCTGCAAGATGATTCCTACTCCTGGGGTTGGAGTTCAcgtcctcagcagacacatccGCCTCTGTGCCTTTAATGGAACTCAG gtgttgagTAACATCCACACTGTGAGGGCAACGTACAACTCCAAGTCTCCAAAGACCTGGAGCTTCTCTCCAAGG ATGGCAGGTATCCTACCCGCCCTCCTAGATGGAGACTGTTTCCTGCGCTGCAACTCTGCATCTCCCAACCTTGGTATCCTCTTTGAACTGGGAGTCACCTTTATACGCAAt TCTACAGGTGAGAGAGGGGACCTTAGCTGCGGCTGGTCTTTCCTCAAACTGACCGATGACACTGGAAATCCACTCCCcaacag GACGTATGAGCTGCCAGTCAATGGTGGCACTCCTTATGAGAAGGATGTCGCGGTGGAGGCATCAGTCACCAGAGGAT CTCCAGCTGGTGTTTTCCAGCAGATGCTTCAGGACAGGCGACAGCCCAGAATCATTGTAAAGTTGAAATCATCCAACAACCGGACCAGAACGCAGCTCAGGTGGGAGGATCA TCTCCTTCCAGACACTTTACTACACTGTCTGAGCTGCATCCACTTGCTGGCTCTACACAGGCAGCTGCTAGCCGACACACTACTGATGGACAGGCCAACCATGCAGAATGCAG ATCTGATATGCAGTCCTATACTTTCTACCTTTCCAATGCTGTTGGACCAACCAGACTTGATGGATGCTCTCAGG AGTGCTTGGCTGAATGCCGAGACCAACATGAGTAGAGCACAGAGG AGAGACTTGTCTTATTTAAAACGGGAGTTTGTCAAAGTCTACATGTCGTCTGTCTATTTCCTCCTTCACTCGCCCTCGCTGCCCTGTCATCACTGGGCGGACCCACCCTTAGAGGAGCAGCGGGCCAGAGTCATCTACGCCACCCTGGATGCTCTCAAGCACACCCAGCACACCACCGGCCAATCAGGAGGCCCAGAGGTCTTTGTTGACCCCATGTATCAACATCTTGCCTTTGATATCACagagttgacctttgacctcctcCGTGTGTCACGGTAA